The following nucleotide sequence is from Acyrthosiphon pisum isolate AL4f chromosome A2, pea_aphid_22Mar2018_4r6ur, whole genome shotgun sequence.
TCATtgatgagggggggggggggcaaacacTACAGATTTAAACTTTAGACTCATGCTTTGGTCTTTGCATATCATAGTCTTAAATTGTacgtaattaaatacatatttaggtactataatcataaaaataatatcatcgctATAATATTCGTCATATTATATCTTGTTAAATGCTGTgcttcaaaatgttttcataacgttaaacatatcaaaaaacgattgaaatcgataacggataacatatcggtaaacgataaacgattgaaatgAATAACAGTTAACGTAccagtaaacgataaacgaaACGGTTAAAGGACAACAAAACGGAAACGATAAACtattgaaacatataataatagcctgaaaaaaaaaatatttataaaattataactatcagtaatagtatattttgtggcaatggcgggaagtgagccacaaatactattttttgtcacgcccctgcgttcatggaaaaggttatgcagggatctatgcaacaattatagactattctacaaaatatgtttaaatgttaatgcggaatgcaaggaggttatactataaatgtaagatgtaaccaaaagtttatgttttggaaggaccgtggtaggtatacattttagtttctggttgtgcaggggatacgcgcctGGCGCCtggcggccggcacttttggggatttcttcttttccgcccggcacttttggggatttcctcttttccgcccgctggacggaaaaaggttgctttcgaacgcttcaacccccagacagcaattttttgtttaataatattattataacattttacattataatcacaaataatattagtataacgttattataatactattataatattattgttacaaaatgctgtctgggccgtggtcgaaaaccaaactttcggagcaggcgtgacaaaaaatatatattatggttatttttgtaatattatatttttcaatcactctgttttgtgtgggaaacaacctatatccatcagataacgctaaacgctccataatgtttaaatttttaaaacgtttaaacgcttaagttgaatgacgtttaaatttttataacgtttaaattgtGTATAACGTTAAACATGTTTAATTCGGTCAGTCATTCggtcataacgtttaatatccatataacggtaaacggtattattatttttgatttaagccctggttaaatgtaggtattataattatagcagtattacctatacgtttttaataatgtttcattatttataatgttactaATGTATctattagataggtaggtaccagtaAACATTGGATATTGAATAATGGATTTTGCaacaaaaataagaatttttttcttataagtgatatcaaaaaaataaaaacgacattGCACAGCCGAATGCTCTCATttatatgtggtgaaaatttcgtttcttagttatgtcTTAGTTATGTCCTTATCGGTTTCTTTCCCGCGCCAAAACGTTTTGGCtatgccgtacgtgtgtaatacatagcaaattgtcgttcactagtttcaatagtgtgctgttaatTTTGACactagagtaaattgacctattataaaacttttagaacattatctgtgcttgagcgttgccgatttttcgaaattttcattttcaagccaGATacgggtatgtgaaatatctaaaattaaaaatgctcacatcacgcttgaaaattaaaatatcgaataaaaacgcttaagcacagataatgttattatctacaaaaattgataagaggtcaaatcactctaatatcaaaactaacagcacactattgaaactagtgaacgaaaatttggtatgttatacgtgtgtaagacggaaacagCAAAttcatgggtagcatcctctttaCACAACCGTCAACCATACCATGGTTGATCATCTCGCGGTCGTAGGCTTAGCGTAATAATCCTACACGCTCTGTACACGCCGGATGTCCCttgcatatatttattaattatgattattgtggTGTGGTATAATTCCGGCACAGCTatacttatagttatattttatatgcgtaatcatattataataattattattgacgcGCGGCAGCAAGGGTCACGcgctactattattattattatcgttgtataTACGAATTTATGTTACtgcctatatatgtatagtcaCAGCTCACTACATTActattgtatcatttattaggtacttatcagtaaaaaatttttCCATATCCCCGACATGCGCGATATGTGATGAATAGCagtttgtaatgataatattataatagtacctattataataacgttctactaatattattcgtcataataatgttataataatattattaaacaaaaaattgctgtctggaaGGTTATAAGGTAATTTGGCTGAAAATtagctaacctaacctacataataaaatatttaaccattAACCATAAGGCGTAATTTAGTCGTAAATGACCGGGGGGCAAACCGGGATTTTTCAATGGGGGgagcataaaaattaataattacaatcttatttttattttgcccaATCTAACAATGTCAGAGATTTAGCCCTAGTATTTGAAAGAGTGTACAACATTAacttttcaaactttttattagaaaaaatgctttgatcaTCAACTTCGATggtggtaaaaatttaaaatattcaaaatatcagAGACACAAAatgaaagtatattaaaatgaaattgtattattaaaaaaaaaatttggtaaccTTGGTTAGAACGTCTTCGCTTAGATtgtctaattaattttagttaattttttttaaaatgatttattttatcaaaaagtttgaaacttATTACGATAGGTTcccatttagtttttattatagttatttaaaaatattaacgatgcaaaggaataattattgttataataatttaaagttcaatttttgacgGCAACACGATTAATTTGTAGttgaatgtttataaaatattgatttttatgtatacccAAGTATTGAGCATTTAATACAAACTCCctcaaattatttgttaattaattaaccaAAAAATCACTGATCATTTTAGGGAAATAGGtacaaatacaatgtttttcaaaaataaattcaacctacctttaatataagaaataaaagcaatattgagataaaataaaataccctaAATAAAATAGGTTGACACACCGTCTTCACTCAGATTCGTTGAAGTCCTACATTTTCTAACTTTCTATAgctttgtattataaaatgaacaaattttattattgtaagatGTTACTGACAAGTGACAACCATTTATTTTGGATGGTttgaattttagataatattatttatcattgttattgtttgtttgttttacatatttatttgtatgctCATTAAttatcagtcttgtaaagtacttgagtaaaagtatttgagtaaaagtattcaaatactttttaagcaCTCAAATACGTAGTccaaatacatttgaaaacacagtatttgaatacttttttgagaatatctgtatttaaaatcaaataccatttttaaatactttttcgtcttactttatttacagggacgccaaagttaaataatataatacaaatttgaaattgtacaacatttttatttatagatcgttgtattttggtatatattgtaatatttttagtgacctattatttaattgaatgtaTACAGTCCGTCGATTTCCTAATAAAATTTCACTATTTGAAATACCTTTACTCGaattatagacattataaaaGCAACCAGCATTTGGTTATTCCTGGTTATCCGTCCTTGCATTATCGCAGAATatgattgaataacattttacattttccgAATTAAAGCGTTCAAACTGTCGAAGACTGCGACAGCGCTCTGTGGCGGTAATCGAAAtcatcaaggctgggcaagttaacgattttttataactccttaagttattttaaaataaagataagttaagttaaaagttactcatattttttttcgttaactcgttaagctaaaagtttgaaaaaaatttaacttaacttggtgtaaagttaaaatgtgctaatttgtaaaaataaaaacttctagacacataatatggtttattagatagtttttctttacgctcaagaaaattactggggaattttaaaatgatacatcaaagtaaaaacctattaaaaaatgtgtaatattcttcggacgaaaatttacttaatttagatacttttgaaatataattaatttaaagttagcacgttaatcttgaaaacaTAGTAACTTCTTAAGTTAAAagtcaatttgaaaaaaaaaagtaacgagttaattagcTTAATTAAgatcaacttaattttaacttttaactcgttaatgctcaGCCTTCATTAAATTGGATGGTTGTGGAGTAACATGGGGAAGGGTGATTTGTTGTTTTTCTTATCGATGTCTATATTAAGGACTGAAATATTGAAGtaaccataataatactatatactctATTGACAACTCAAGACCACCTCCCCCCACCAAACCCACAAATAAGAACTACAACCGCCGAGAAACCACACGGTGTATACGTAGTGAAtggtataatattggtattgtcataacattaattaattataatattataaaaaattattatgtttctgtaTTCATCTGTAAACACGGTGGTGACCGTCGACAAGAACCGTTACGAGTGACGCCGGTTGCCGGCTATCAGCAAGCACCAAAGTTTGAATGTTCTGGCGACTCAGAGTCTATCGAATGTAGTCTGTATGGCGTACttatattcactattataattaatattatgttttcgcaACATAAATTTGACGCGTCTATGTGTGAAAGCgttcaaacttaaatataatagactATAGACTTAAATTCGGTATAAGTACAAACCTACAACTGCTATTATTGCGTATTTGGTAaacaagtaattttattaaagtaatGCACCTAAGCAATAGGCAATAGTCAGTATGTATAGTGCAATTGCGCAATACCTACGACATTATAAATGTTCTAAATatgcgtgcgtgtgtgtaaacagtaaacactgtCATTTATATGGATACAATCCGGTATTTTGCtcgcaaaatataaaaatacttgctATACtgctattcaaaaatattatattgtggtacacaattaataaactaCTGAAAAACAGTCGAATTtcgtacataatttttttgccAAGCGACGACATTCgccgtaggtataggtataggtataaattaatacctatattaacggCCTAAAATCTATCGCGGAACCGGTTAAATCAAGTACTTGATAAACTCACTGTAATAATCTCAACTAAATAGAAATGTGTCGTTTATTGTAACGTTTTGTACACTATAACggaacgaataattattattgatgaatacCAAAATGTAaaggtatattttgtatataatattttatattatattatcttaaatttggtatgtaatataatattattaattagtatattataattgcatatataggtataatatacactgttgAAATGCAATTTATTCAAAGAAAACAAATACTACCTATTAGGGATTGAATCGGGAAAAATAGAAGAGGGGTTATCactttattatctttataatatgatCTTAATGTATATCAAATGTTTCCaccaataatattctatttaaattaaaatattataatatatttaatattattgttataacttactatttaATACTTGGCCTTCATTagcataatattgatattaagtatagtacctaggtaatctGAATGGTTACTTGGtgtctaattaataataacaaataattggaaatataataatttaaatatattatagctgcatataaatactaattgtcCAATTGTCGCCATCGATCTCAGGTCTGTGAAGCGCGTTTTCGTACTCTATACACAAATAACCACAagtaaggtatattattttatgtgacagtaatattgtaattgtatagataataatatagaattagtcctttttagcataataatgttgtttatattaattattaacgaaCTTTGCAGTAAtgcatatataacatatatttgatactattacaatatagaGGATAACGGAGTGGCCGAACGGAccaaggcgtcggttgcgagtTGCTGCGACGCGCACCGACGACGGTTCGATCCCGGCCActggtggcatttttcttcgtgcaagtcacggtgtccggagaggatgccgccatcccccacccgggaaTGGCAAAAACCTTCGGGTGCCCAACTTgaaatcacaataaaaaaaattacaatatacctaataactatgTTTTATActaaacgtattttatattttatgataataattgtactaagtagtaaatattaggtatttttattattccttatgattacaatttataatataataataccgaaAAAATTATATCGTGTCTGAAACCCCGATCTAGGTATGTCTGACCATATTGATCAATAAGCATTCTTGATTTTATTGTACTTGGTTTACTAAAAGAACAATTAGATAAATTGCCCTTGAAAATACCTAATACTTTGAAGAATGAAagaaaatttcgattttgttaaaatattattcatatggtTTAACACAAATGTCTATTCTTCAACATTTCAACACTGTTTAAAAAGCATTTATtagtttcgttttattttttttaactaagttatatGGATATCCAATtcaatgtttgaaaaatgtaatttctttaatggtaatattgtaatgattattaatataataatacaaatctgagccattatgaaattaaaaataggactataataatacgtaggtacctatataaagtacgtagtaaatattacatttttgatttaacatattatttgatttttattataatcagtttCTAAATAGAAtgttgtattaatgtattattattattaaatttaaatttgtttctttcttataatttattttattttcagttgatCGTTTGTACCTACTGCaattgataaaattgaaaaaaaaaatcaatatggaacaaataaataacattgtaaGTATTCAATGTTATGCACaatattacacttttatacaattttaatgcttctttgataggtatataataaaattatcataatatgttaaataagttaaattgttCATCATTACATATTTAATCCAACATTCTAACCTAACGGAAACAATAATCAACACCACAATTAAACTGTAAATTGCTATTTTCTACTTTATTCTGCCTGGATGAACATAAGCATCGTGTATTAGTATACACAACCcagagataaaattataaattattattcatttttcttgCACTTGGACTTGTGTAAAAAATTAGAGATGGAATAgttttacttattattcatGCAATATTAAGTGTTATTTAGTcgtttctaaatatttatacattttaatcattgtttttttttttaatttgtattattttagcaTGTGTTAAATACTGTAAAATCGATTGTTTACCATTTAAATGATGTCAACTTGGTTAAGATGACACAAAAAATGATTGCTTTGCCAATACATAATGTTAAACTACTCGATGACATAACGGAAATAATATTTGATCGAGTATGTATATTTCAACATAGATTAAAGTTCTAACTTCTAATTGAACTTGTATACTatcattactttttattttatctattgcattataattatatccatTTAGGCTTTAAAAAGacaaaattatacacatatatacgcCCAGATGTGTGCATGTATGATAAATGACCCCAAGTTTAATAAACTTGCTACAgatactaaaattacatttcaaaaagttctattgaaaaaatgttacgatgtattttatacaaactatCGACAAgaattaaacaaattgaaagAGAAgatgaaaaatgataaaatggtAAATAGTTATgttgtcattatattttgttatgatttatgattattatcatctatggttcttaacatattatattacctttattatttttttttttttatttctaattccCGTATGAAATTACATGTAATTCTGAATTCAAAATGagtttactaattttaataggttaggttcaataatacttaggtatacatactattatttgtttaccAGGTACCGAAGAGGCGTATGTCcactttaaacaattttcaattcgattttaataaaaaatccataTGCAATTGCAGGTgtgttttgaattaatattatttaattaattataaccttattttttttttaaatttatataaagtaCTCTTTTTGATAGATTTATTGGCGAACTCTTTAGAAAGGGTGCTGTTCcagaaaaagttattttgtcATGCATTAGAGATTTAAGtaaagaaaattatgaaaattatgaacTACAAATGCATTGTTTATGTACAATACTACAACTAGTAGGAccaatattatcaaaagtaacgacaaaaaaattgctttaaagaaattgtttaatatgaatagtttttatttctagacGTCATATGATTTGAACAAACCAGTGAATAAGCTTTTACCCTCTATAAATAACCATGGCATGTCAACtacactaaaatgtttaatacagcaagtaaaaaaaatgcattccaAGGGTTGGATGGATGAGggtaattgttttagttttaaaataatttaaaaaattactgcTGTATAAGTGTTGAGTGTACCTCATTATTGAGTCACTAATGGATAtgttagcattttttttttttttttgtataataatcagACTTAACCTATAAATCTGCAGCTAtcaagattaataatttataatgaatgttCCAAGTATAAAAAACATTGGATCCAATATGATATAggcacattttatatttttgtaaactgATTTTTTAGgactattatttttagtataatatactaataatgtatattatacattttaataattatattttataagttcaatttgtttaaattataggaaaaaaataaaaagcggagtagttaatcaattaaaacagaagtttgtgtcACCACACGACGATCTTTTAGTACCTAATGCAAGCAAATTCAATAATTGGAAAAACTGGTCTTtgtgtaaatttaattattattgtaaaccttTTTGACTATATTGTAAAATGATAActcattatatgtatttaatatgttatgtgtCATATTTTTCATCGttgtatatttctatattaacaaTCAAATAAACGTGCTATATGTGTTAAggcaattttatttgaaataataaaagttatatttttatttagtttattcttCAAAAAGATAATAGGTCCCACTAGAAATGATTGAGTGAGGTCTTATgagtttataatttgaaatatatatatgcaaataaCAGTTAATACAATCAAAtaactacctacaaaatatttttctcatattactataaattatcaatataattaaatacatattttgtctcTAAGAATGTAATTAAATCAACATGGTTTTATGATAAAATGCAAATCGTTAATTTTGTTTGATGCTAATCCAAAAATATAAGAATGTTCATTCtggaacatttatttattttactcttgACGATGGttttttaattcgttaatgTGTTTCTGGGAATGTTGTTGAGtataaaacatttcaatatttagtaGAATATGATTGGGGGAGGGGAAATACCAATAGAAAtcgataacaaaaataacaacgcaattataagtaaaaacttTAGTAAGGGGGTAtaggttaattatattatgatgatagttaataatgtgattaatattataattacctatccCACACCACTATACAAACGTGAGACGTTGTGCTATGTTGTTTACCATaatttacctatctatataatcaTTTCCTCTAATATTGCAACAATAGCTTATTTACGATTTGATCATTTAAGAATAATTTCTTCTGGGAATGTAGCTTtctatttacattaattaatattgattagctataaaattgtattctatatTTACGTTgcacttttatttgtattatgtacattagATAGTATGGATGAAGTCATCATTAGGTGTTCGATatgtgaaaattttaatttttactaaaggTCCAatcggagaggtgttgaatattataatattttatgtgttatatGTGTCGCGTATAGGTATGTGTGTAAAACGAGtgcgtatatttatatataaatttaatcacCCCACATTCCATATGGCCCTTCGCTACTAGTTCCACGTGTTCTTATTTgagtctaaatattacatattacaaataCGTCCGGacataatcattttttacatGAATAGATAAACATATTCAATGTTATCTAAAACATTACACTAAATACTTAGTACACTAAGTACACTAAGTAtttggtacaaaatattaaatgagttgtttttgacaaaataaccATGTGTTGTTAAATTTGtccaattgatatttatatgcgaatttatttatataagattaACCCAATAGACttataaaacgattttgagaaAAACTGTACATACAACTTTTGGCCTCTTTGCCATCAAATTATGGTGGCCTATCATTGGCCATCTATTTATAGTGTAGGTACGAAAAACCTTTTCATAGAACATTCAAacactttaaattaatagaaaaataattaagatattatttacaatatgagaaagtagtaatattatattgaaacaaaaaaaatatgaatgctaataagttttacaatattgtggAACATCAATGGCTACAGCTCCTGCAAATGACCTAGCAACATTCATCGATGCTGTGATCATGGtccatttattagttttaggaTTGTAAGATTCTACAGAATCTAGAACAGAAGCTCCGTCGTAACCACCCACGACATACAATAAACCACCCAATACAGCCACTCCTATATtgagaagttaaaaaaaattaaatatattaaaaaaaagtatgttttatCCAACAAcaattaagatatattaaacGAGTAGTTATACCAGCACCACGTCGACTCAAATGCATGTCCGGAATAGTAGACCAAACTCCTGTGCTTGGACTGTATGCTTCGACACTACTCCAAACCTGATGTCCATCCCAACCACCTACAGCATACAGTACATCATCTAAAACTCCGACTCCCACTGCATTGCGGCGTACACACATATCTGCAATTGGTGTCCATTTATTAAGACTGGGATGATAACATTCGACAGAACTTaatctttgctcagaatcaaaACCTCCTTCCTATACAGAATAcacatttcaattaataaagtTTGCAGATTAAAAATcccttattttaaaatctacgCAGTACAATATTAAGCATTTTTTAATGACAGtgattgaattcatatttatgaactcaaatatttattaatagttaatttactatatcaaatttaatattgtataaatttaacaattataagaaacttaaaatcaagacatttacatattttgtattattattttcaacataaacaatataattaactaataatattattagaattattttagaattgataaacacaattttatattgaattaattaaacatgCGGAGAACTAGGTACAAcaataagcaaaataaaattcaatctcTGCTTTAATAAACCATCAAAACTACCTACACAATTGTGAACTGaattaatacagttttaataatgctaaaatatatattatagttaggtgggtaaaaaaataagtcagtaatatttgaattagtatattattaacattttaatttataatattaagttataaacattttttatttagtggATTCGTGGTTTTCCTTTGGGGTCTTTAttgattacaattataacaaatgtacctattacaaatttaaatcataaagtaataaacattttaccgcatataaaagattattcaaTACTCCAAGACCATGACCAACTCGTCTAGTGGACATATTAGATACCGTATgccagaggtattcaaactttttcatcccaAGGCTCCTTCGAGTCTTCACAAAATGTTGACGGctcccaaattaaaaatgactgaTAATTTAACTCGCGACTAATACTGCCAAACACGACGTACGCATTGATGATTTAACGATGGCAGTTGATGGTATCGCTGTCGCTATTGTGACTTACGCGATCAATTAAAGCTATACTTAGCGAATGATTATAGTAGAGTGTAGACTGTAGACAATCCAACGTTTCCCAACCGGTGTgcctcaattataataaaaaaagtttttcgtaaaaatattttaaaatatttattggttttcaattatatgacGTGGCTCCCTTCGATAACTCTCGcgacgcccctgggagccgcgacgcacagtttgaatacctctgccGTATGCCATTCTCGAGTTCTGCAGTCAAAAAATTCTGCActgtttaaaaaactatttccaTCATGACCGCCAACcttgaatttgtattattatttatattatgttagtgcATACATTAGAACAGAAATTACTCATaaagtaatgaataatattacaatataacttacggcatacatacaattataaatcaCACCAACTCCAAACCATCGTCGTTTACTTAACATGTTGTAGGTTGGTCCCCAATGAGGTGATTCTGAAGTTAAATCTAGCACATTAACTGATTGTAAAGTTGATTCGGAATTTATACCACccaaatataacacaaaattatcatttactaCAGCTAGACCACCAGCGTAACGTGGTGTTATCATTATTGGTCCAGTCTGCCATTGGTTGATTTTTGGGTCATACCATTCTGTACTATCGAATTATAACGGTATCATACTTTATGTGTACCACCGGGCTGTCTAGGTTTAGTTCGGATGTTATGTGGAATTTGGATAAGTTCTTCTGACTTAAGTAAATGAAAACGTAATGCTTCAAGAACGTAATCTTtgccttaaaaaattataaatatataaacaaaattattaatccgtcaaaaaacatattgagtaacttaacttacatttaaaacaattattaagaaGAGGATcatcaacaacattttttaatatgtaatcttTCGATATTAACGGTAGACGCACATGTTCCTCCATTAATTGgggcaaaatttgttttgtggAATCCAAATACTGTTTTACCCACCGGATAACactttcaaatatctacaacaattaatatacttataaattatttatactacatTTATGTACGCA
It contains:
- the LOC103310267 gene encoding eukaryotic translation initiation factor-like, which codes for MTQKMIALPIHNVKLLDDITEIIFDRALKRQNYTHIYAQMCACMINDPKFNKLATDTKITFQKVLLKKCYDVFYTNYRQELNKLKEKMKNDKMVYILLFVYQVPKRRMSTLNNFQFDFNKKSICNCRFIGELFRKGAVPEKVILSCIRDLSKENYENYELQMHCLCTILQLVGPILSKTSYDLNKPVNKLLPSINNHGMSTTLKCLIQQVKKMHSKGWMDEGKK
- the LOC103310266 gene encoding kelch-like protein 2; the encoded protein is MITPRYAGGLAVVNDNFVLYLGGINSESTLQSVNVLDLTSESPHWGPTYNMLSKRRWFGVGVIYNCMYAEGGFDSEQRLSSVECYHPSLNKWTPIADMCVRRNAVGVGVLDDVLYAVGGWDGHQVWSSVEAYSPSTGVWSTIPDMHLSRRGAGVAVLGGLLYVVGGYDGASVLDSVESYNPKTNKWTMITASMNVARSFAGAVAIDVPQYCKTY